The Streptomyces sp. CC0208 genome window below encodes:
- a CDS encoding DUF4267 domain-containing protein: MALKKINTVLTAAFILFILWFGAEFILSPETTAPGFGLPSWPSGDGGGFLIIKGIRDVVLALVLGILLVTGHRRALGWVLLVEALAAYGDMTTVLAHHGSAATAFGVHGLTATLMVVNGLLMMRETREVASAPAAPAPQPA; this comes from the coding sequence ATGGCGCTGAAGAAGATCAACACCGTCCTGACCGCCGCCTTCATCCTCTTCATCCTCTGGTTCGGGGCGGAGTTCATCCTGAGCCCGGAGACGACAGCGCCGGGCTTCGGCCTGCCGAGCTGGCCGTCCGGCGACGGTGGCGGCTTTCTGATCATCAAGGGAATCCGCGATGTCGTCCTGGCCCTGGTCCTGGGCATCCTTCTGGTGACGGGCCACCGCCGGGCGCTGGGCTGGGTGTTGCTGGTGGAGGCCCTGGCCGCCTACGGCGACATGACCACAGTGCTGGCCCACCACGGCTCAGCGGCCACCGCGTTCGGCGTCCACGGCCTGACCGCGACGCTGATGGTGGTCAACGGCCTGCTGATGATGCGCGAGACCCGCGAGGTCGCGTCCGCTCCGGCGGCGCCCGCCCCGCAGCCCGCCTGA
- a CDS encoding DUF1772 domain-containing protein, whose amino-acid sequence MLNALEVITTVVVGVMVGVEFSVAFVMNRILDALPEDSGQLGHAHGGRMLGAVMPVWYIGSLVLAGTWAVAGWHHHGTGLVVTAAALLILSVVMSILLLVPINNRNKTWTPDNRPADWKQQLNRWQRFHYVRVAVLIAAFALLVAALA is encoded by the coding sequence ATGCTCAACGCACTCGAGGTCATCACCACCGTGGTCGTCGGCGTGATGGTGGGGGTGGAGTTCTCCGTCGCCTTCGTCATGAACCGGATACTCGACGCGCTCCCGGAGGACAGTGGCCAACTCGGCCACGCCCACGGGGGCCGGATGCTCGGCGCCGTGATGCCTGTCTGGTACATCGGCTCGCTCGTCCTTGCCGGCACCTGGGCTGTCGCCGGGTGGCACCACCACGGCACCGGCCTCGTCGTGACCGCCGCCGCGCTTCTGATCCTCAGCGTGGTCATGTCGATTCTGCTGCTCGTTCCGATCAACAACCGGAACAAGACGTGGACCCCTGACAACCGGCCCGCCGACTGGAAGCAGCAGCTCAACCGCTGGCAGCGCTTCCACTACGTCCGCGTCGCCGTCCTCATCGCCGCCTTCGCCCTGCTGGTCGCCGCCCTCGCCTGA
- a CDS encoding TetR/AcrR family transcriptional regulator → MSVQERKQRERAERERLIVATARELAEQQGWDAVTTRRLAERIEYSQPVLYSHFRGKREIIGAVALQGATEMAVAVRAATAAVDGPRERVAALARAYLDFAERNPAVYDAIFQLDGGLAYAQEDTPAPLKDAFAALLECLGEVAGDGVDPGLFTETFWACLHGLATLTRAGRLPPQETEQRVKLLVDRLAML, encoded by the coding sequence ATGTCGGTACAGGAACGCAAGCAACGGGAACGGGCGGAGCGCGAACGCCTCATCGTGGCGACGGCCCGTGAACTCGCAGAGCAGCAGGGGTGGGACGCCGTCACCACCCGTCGGCTCGCCGAACGCATCGAATACAGCCAGCCCGTTCTCTACAGCCACTTCCGCGGCAAGCGCGAGATCATCGGCGCGGTCGCTCTCCAGGGCGCCACCGAGATGGCCGTGGCGGTGCGGGCCGCGACCGCCGCCGTGGACGGCCCGCGCGAGCGGGTCGCCGCCCTCGCGCGCGCCTACCTCGACTTCGCCGAGCGCAACCCGGCTGTCTACGACGCCATCTTCCAGCTCGACGGCGGTCTGGCGTACGCCCAGGAGGACACCCCGGCACCTCTCAAGGACGCCTTCGCCGCGCTGCTGGAGTGCCTCGGCGAGGTCGCCGGAGACGGCGTCGACCCGGGGCTGTTCACCGAGACGTTCTGGGCGTGCCTGCACGGGTTGGCCACCCTGACCCGGGCGGGACGGCTGCCGCCACAGGAAACCGAACAGAGGGTGAAGCTGCTGGTGGACCGGCTCGCCATGCTCTGA
- the rox gene encoding rifampin monooxygenase: protein MDFPRFTAEPSSYSDADRARLRFDFDVIIAGCGPTGAMLAAELRLHDVRVVVLEKETEPVSFVRIVGLHMRSLELLAMRGLLDRVRAHGRQRPAGGFFAAINKPVPQGLDSAHPYLLGIPQPVLVDLLEDHAIQQGAQIRRGCAVTGFEQDDEGVTVELAGGEQLRSRYLVGCDGGRSTVRKLLGVGFPGEPSRTETLMGEMAVGAPQEEVTAKMAELRETHHRFWLRPFGGEVYSVVVPAAGVSDRAKPPTLEDFRRQLHAVAGTDFGVHSPRWLSRFGDATRLAERYRVGRVLLAGDAAHIHPPVGGQGLNLGVQDAFNLGWKLAAQIRGWAPETLLDTYEAERHPVAEDVLDNTRAQMELLSTEPGPQAVRRLLTELMDFDEVNRHLIEKITAVSVRYDFGEGPELLGRRLRDIDVKQGRLYDLLHRGRGLLLDRTERLTVGAWTDRVDHLTDPTTALDVPCVLLRPDGHVAWIGDDQQDLDSHLSRWFGRPAD, encoded by the coding sequence ATGGACTTTCCGCGGTTCACCGCCGAGCCCTCGTCGTATTCCGACGCCGATCGCGCGCGGCTGAGGTTCGACTTCGACGTGATCATCGCCGGTTGCGGGCCGACCGGTGCGATGCTGGCCGCCGAACTCCGGCTGCACGACGTGCGGGTAGTCGTGCTGGAGAAGGAGACCGAGCCCGTCTCGTTCGTCCGCATCGTCGGTCTGCACATGCGCAGTCTCGAGCTGCTGGCAATGCGCGGATTGCTGGATCGCGTGCGCGCACACGGAAGGCAGCGCCCGGCCGGCGGGTTCTTCGCCGCCATCAACAAACCCGTGCCCCAGGGCCTGGATTCGGCGCACCCCTATCTGCTGGGGATCCCGCAGCCTGTCCTCGTCGACCTGCTCGAAGACCATGCGATCCAACAGGGTGCGCAGATCCGCCGCGGGTGCGCGGTCACCGGATTCGAGCAGGACGACGAGGGGGTGACCGTCGAGCTGGCCGGCGGCGAGCAGTTGCGTTCGCGCTACCTCGTCGGCTGTGACGGCGGGCGCAGTACGGTGCGCAAACTCCTCGGTGTCGGCTTCCCCGGCGAGCCCTCCCGGACCGAGACGCTGATGGGCGAGATGGCAGTGGGTGCGCCGCAGGAGGAGGTCACCGCCAAGATGGCCGAACTCCGCGAGACCCACCACCGGTTCTGGCTCCGGCCCTTCGGCGGCGAGGTCTACAGCGTCGTCGTACCCGCCGCAGGAGTCAGCGATCGCGCGAAGCCGCCCACCCTCGAGGACTTCAGACGACAGCTGCACGCCGTCGCCGGAACCGATTTCGGCGTGCACTCCCCGCGCTGGTTGTCCCGCTTCGGGGATGCCACCCGGCTGGCCGAACGCTATCGGGTCGGTCGGGTGCTGCTCGCCGGCGATGCGGCACACATCCATCCGCCCGTCGGCGGGCAGGGCCTCAACCTGGGCGTTCAGGACGCCTTCAACCTCGGCTGGAAACTGGCCGCACAGATCCGGGGCTGGGCGCCGGAAACACTGCTGGACACCTACGAGGCCGAACGTCATCCGGTCGCCGAGGACGTGCTGGACAACACCCGCGCCCAGATGGAACTCCTGTCCACCGAACCGGGACCGCAGGCAGTGCGCAGGCTGCTCACCGAGCTGATGGACTTCGACGAGGTGAACCGTCATCTGATCGAGAAGATCACCGCGGTCAGCGTCCGCTACGACTTCGGTGAGGGCCCCGAACTGCTCGGCCGCCGCCTGCGCGACATCGACGTGAAGCAGGGGCGCCTCTACGATCTGCTGCACCGCGGCCGTGGCCTGCTGCTGGACCGCACCGAACGCCTCACCGTCGGCGCCTGGACAGACCGGGTCGATCACCTCACCGATCCCACCACGGCACTGGATGTTCCCTGCGTCCTGCTGCGCCCCGACGGCCACGTCGCCTGGATCGGCGACGATCAGCAGGACCTGGACAGCCACCTCTCCCGCTGGTTCGGCAGGCCGGCCGACTGA
- a CDS encoding TetR/AcrR family transcriptional regulator, which produces MSDSRQGTEKAAAPQRKDVRRNKQILLDAAAAVFVTSGVEAPVRDIAARAGVGIGTVYRHFPTRADLIVAVFRHQVETCVEAGPALLASCPTAYDALERWIDLFVDFLVTKHGLAAALQHDNAGFETLHAYFIDHLAPVCTQLLDAAAAAGEIHSGIGGLQLMRGVGNLCVGAENDPDYDPRALVALLVAGLRQPTRSGAVTAHGQP; this is translated from the coding sequence GTGAGCGACAGCCGCCAGGGCACGGAGAAAGCCGCCGCGCCCCAGCGCAAGGACGTCCGGCGCAACAAGCAGATCCTGCTGGACGCGGCCGCCGCTGTCTTCGTCACCTCGGGCGTGGAAGCGCCGGTGCGCGACATCGCGGCCAGGGCGGGCGTCGGAATCGGCACGGTCTACCGCCACTTCCCCACCCGGGCGGACCTGATCGTCGCGGTCTTCCGCCACCAGGTCGAGACCTGCGTCGAGGCGGGCCCCGCCCTGCTGGCGAGCTGCCCGACCGCGTACGACGCGCTGGAACGGTGGATCGACCTGTTCGTCGACTTCCTGGTGACCAAACACGGCCTCGCCGCCGCCCTGCAGCACGACAACGCCGGCTTCGAGACGCTGCACGCCTACTTCATCGACCACCTCGCACCCGTGTGCACGCAGCTCCTCGACGCCGCCGCGGCCGCCGGTGAGATCCACTCCGGCATCGGAGGGCTCCAGCTGATGCGTGGCGTGGGCAACCTCTGCGTCGGCGCGGAGAACGATCCCGACTACGACCCGCGCGCCTTGGTCGCGCTCCTCGTCGCAGGACTGCGCCAGCCGACCCGCTCCGGGGCCGTGACGGCCCATGGCCAGCCGTAA
- a CDS encoding dihydrofolate reductase family protein gives MGAVIMHSVASVDGYIADEKGDVGPLHEWYFSGDVPIVVGSDEQYDHSGTGSGIKVSAASADYVRTMWESIGTIVMGRNLFDLVNGWEGKPPAGDHVVVVSHRPKPEGWHPEASYHFVDGVAAAIDKARELAGERVVAVNAGEVGAQILAAGLVDEVAMDVVPVVFGSGRRYFGGINGQHLLEDPHVVIQGDRVLHLRFKVRR, from the coding sequence GTGGGCGCGGTGATCATGCACAGTGTGGCGTCGGTGGACGGCTACATCGCCGATGAGAAGGGCGATGTCGGGCCCCTTCACGAGTGGTACTTCAGCGGGGACGTCCCGATCGTCGTGGGCAGCGACGAGCAGTACGACCATTCCGGAACGGGAAGCGGCATCAAGGTCTCCGCCGCGTCCGCGGACTACGTCCGCACGATGTGGGAGTCGATCGGCACGATCGTGATGGGCCGCAACCTGTTCGACCTGGTCAACGGCTGGGAGGGCAAGCCGCCTGCGGGCGACCACGTGGTCGTGGTGTCCCATCGGCCCAAGCCCGAGGGGTGGCATCCCGAGGCGTCCTATCACTTCGTCGATGGTGTGGCAGCCGCGATCGACAAGGCCCGGGAACTCGCCGGGGAGCGGGTCGTCGCGGTGAACGCCGGCGAAGTGGGCGCCCAGATCCTCGCGGCCGGCCTCGTGGACGAGGTGGCGATGGACGTGGTTCCGGTGGTGTTCGGGTCGGGCAGGCGCTACTTCGGCGGCATCAACGGGCAGCATCTGCTGGAGGATCCGCACGTGGTCATCCAGGGCGACAGGGTGCTGCACCTGAGGTTCAAAGTGCGCCGCTGA
- a CDS encoding DUF485 domain-containing protein, protein MSYDRSELSLPHRHNGRVPSPTALRPPPLAAAGERPGSGTRQRSWSSYHRALRVLRRACRWQRRVATLVALGYFAVFLTLTVRAPAFMARPALGGLPTGLLLAVVQIPVTWLAVLLFEYSARRFVDPLARRVSQYARPAGGDGRAQA, encoded by the coding sequence ATGTCCTACGACCGCTCGGAATTATCCCTGCCGCACCGGCACAACGGACGGGTCCCCTCCCCCACCGCTCTCCGGCCGCCGCCCCTCGCGGCGGCCGGAGAGCGCCCGGGCAGCGGGACCCGTCAGCGTTCGTGGTCCAGCTACCACCGCGCCCTGCGCGTCCTGCGCCGCGCCTGCCGGTGGCAGCGGCGCGTGGCCACCCTCGTCGCCCTCGGCTACTTCGCCGTCTTCCTCACCCTCACCGTACGGGCCCCCGCCTTCATGGCCCGCCCGGCCCTCGGCGGGCTCCCCACCGGCCTGTTGCTCGCGGTCGTACAGATCCCCGTCACCTGGCTGGCCGTCCTGCTGTTCGAGTACTCGGCACGGCGGTTCGTCGATCCCCTGGCCCGCCGGGTCAGCCAGTACGCACGCCCGGCCGGCGGCGACGGGCGGGCACAGGCATGA
- a CDS encoding cation acetate symporter, which yields MTDLGGSAQSWSLVAFCSVVTLTLLLCVLTGPDRDDLEEFYTGYRTLSPLRNGLAVAGDYISAATVLTIGGVIALCGYDGVVLALSTLLSLLLLMFLLAEPLHNTGRFTMGDALSRRVPGRAVRITACVVTLLSLIPMMIVQLAGVGQLLAFILGFSDGAMQTGCIVGAGILMISYAALGGMRGTALIQIIKTVMLLGSGLVVAVLVLASFGWHPGTMLDTAARRSGTGRAFLQYGLQFSDGPHPALDMISTQVAIVLGGACLPHVTMRMYTAGNARQVRRTMSWAVSSVALFMLVITVVSLGATALVGRERIAAADPHGSTAYLLGARAVFGSDVSRAEGLVFSTVTTAIFLTLLASVAGMTLACANSLAHDVFASRNKGMPALREMTLARACALIVGIPVVLLAALAQHRSLQPLATLSFCMGASAIAPALVYSLFWRRFSKAGLLGTLIGGSVAVLVLMSGTRLVSGSPTSAFPEADLNWFPFTTTALVSVPAGFACGWLGTVLSGRRSARRARERYAGIEQLILAGPPRRRPSWSPDGP from the coding sequence ATGACCGACCTCGGCGGCTCCGCGCAGTCCTGGTCCCTGGTCGCCTTCTGCAGCGTCGTCACCCTCACGCTCCTGCTGTGCGTACTGACCGGCCCCGACCGCGACGACCTGGAGGAGTTCTACACCGGCTACCGAACCCTCTCCCCGCTGCGCAACGGCCTCGCGGTCGCCGGCGACTACATCTCCGCCGCGACCGTGCTCACCATCGGCGGGGTCATCGCGCTGTGCGGCTACGACGGCGTCGTCCTGGCCCTGAGCACGCTGCTGTCCCTGCTCCTGCTGATGTTCCTGCTCGCCGAACCCCTGCACAACACCGGCCGGTTCACCATGGGTGACGCGCTGAGCCGACGGGTCCCCGGACGGGCCGTACGCATCACCGCGTGCGTGGTGACCCTGCTCTCGCTGATCCCGATGATGATCGTGCAACTGGCAGGCGTGGGACAGCTGCTGGCCTTCATCCTGGGCTTCTCCGACGGTGCCATGCAGACCGGCTGCATCGTCGGCGCGGGCATCCTGATGATCAGCTACGCCGCCCTGGGCGGAATGAGGGGGACCGCGCTGATCCAGATCATCAAGACGGTGATGCTCCTCGGGTCCGGTCTCGTGGTCGCCGTACTCGTCCTCGCCTCCTTCGGCTGGCACCCGGGAACGATGCTCGACACCGCGGCGCGGCGCAGCGGCACCGGCCGGGCGTTCCTCCAGTACGGCCTCCAGTTCTCGGACGGACCGCACCCCGCCCTGGACATGATCAGCACACAGGTCGCCATCGTGCTCGGCGGTGCCTGCCTGCCGCACGTCACCATGCGGATGTACACCGCGGGCAACGCCCGCCAGGTGCGGCGCACGATGTCCTGGGCCGTGTCCTCGGTGGCCCTTTTCATGCTGGTGATCACCGTGGTCAGCCTCGGCGCCACGGCCCTGGTGGGCCGCGAGCGGATCGCGGCCGCCGACCCGCACGGCAGCACCGCCTATCTGCTGGGCGCGCGGGCCGTGTTCGGCTCGGATGTCTCCCGCGCCGAGGGCCTGGTGTTCAGCACTGTCACGACGGCGATCTTTCTGACCCTCCTGGCGTCCGTCGCCGGGATGACGCTCGCCTGCGCCAACTCGCTGGCGCACGACGTCTTCGCCTCCCGGAACAAGGGCATGCCGGCGCTGCGGGAGATGACCCTCGCTCGGGCCTGCGCGCTGATCGTCGGCATCCCGGTGGTGCTGCTGGCCGCCCTCGCCCAGCACCGCAGCCTCCAGCCCCTGGCCACGCTCTCCTTCTGCATGGGCGCCTCCGCCATCGCGCCGGCCCTGGTCTACTCGCTGTTCTGGCGGCGCTTCAGCAAGGCCGGGCTGCTCGGCACGCTCATCGGCGGCTCGGTCGCCGTCCTGGTCCTGATGTCCGGCACCCGGCTCGTCTCCGGGTCACCGACGTCGGCCTTCCCGGAGGCCGATCTGAACTGGTTCCCCTTCACCACGACCGCCCTGGTGTCCGTGCCGGCGGGCTTCGCCTGCGGCTGGCTGGGCACGGTCCTGAGCGGCCGCCGCAGCGCCCGCCGCGCACGCGAACGGTACGCCGGCATCGAGCAACTGATCCTCGCCGGACCTCCGCGACGCCGCCCGAGCTGGAGCCCGGACGGACCGTAG
- a CDS encoding beta-galactosidase: protein MRGSRTDVQTARPARRGWWKAALATAATIALAVGMTAPATARDASGPPPAAATAADAQAHTVTLDGYSFLVDGKRTYLWSGEFHYFRLPSPDLWRDIFQKMKAAGFNSTSLYFDWGYHSPKPGVYDFTGVRDADKVLDMAEEAGLYVIARPAPYINAEVDSGGLPGWLTTKAENNRSDDPRFLKYADEWLTQIDRIIARHQLTNGTGSVIAYQVENEYYNGSAAARSYMQHLEDKARADGITVPLTGNNNGTFNSGAGALDVDGPDSYPQGFDCSNPSKWNGVPDISYDHPAGKPLYSPEFQGGAFDPWGGPGYDKCAELINDQFANVFYKQNIAVGATAQSFYMTYGGTNWGWLSMPQNYTSYDYGAAIRETRELDPKYDEDKLIGYFTQSVAPLTKTDAIRTTPPDDSAVVDTARMNPDTRTQFHVLRHGNSTSTAVDKAHISLDFNAQPAGDTTYTWDDPDSALQYAGSWSHVHDTSYTGGDYKHTESFSNKAGDSLTVPFDGTAIRWIGSKTNNHGNADVYLDGTKVATVDDSGGESQAVVFQKTGLAPGAHTLKIVVAGNHSSGSTDNYVAVDAIDVPTGTAATEPTYPVVPQQPGTAITLDGRDSHVIVANYRLGEAQLQYSTSEIMTGATIGDRDVAVLYGDQDSDGETVLRYSSKPTVTTSGGTATTTWDPATGDLRLNYTHKGLLRISVSGGGHRPLLLLVGDKATAKTFWRQDTATGPVLVRGTHLLRTATSRDDGRTVALTGDNADDKNIEVFASADHVTWNGRPVKTRATATGSRTGTIPAAAAVHLPALTSWKHADESPEAAPGFDDTGWQVADKNTTNSVSGITKLPVLYADDYGFHTGNTWYRGRFRATGKETGIHLVSDSGGGAQAFSAWLNGTFLGSSTTGGADLTFPAGSVKSQGDNVISVLTVNMGHEEDYNSTNGNKTARGLTSASLVGAPLTSVTWRLQGVRGGEDLQDPVRGPLSTGGLYGERAGWSLPGYPDAKWNRVSLPTTDTRPGVSWYRTDATLDLPHGQDTSLGLTFTDDPSRKYRATLFVNGWQVGNYVNYLGPQHTFPVPNGILNPNGRNSIAIAVWNLDGSSGGLGKVSLTDYGSYASSLRVAQNDSPRYDSRKYAMPRRPGADVALEVPDTAQPGEAFTARTTVRVPKGETSASRLTASLSAPDGWSVDATSPLSRKSLKPGGTAAFTWKVQPPAGDLPSASALTTTVHYVQNGRQATGTDERIVGGIPAAPPAGKSAVSDLPFLSSTNGWGPVERDSSVGEQTAGDGRAITVGGVGYAKGLGTNALSDVQLYLGGQCSRLTAEVGVDDETGGAGTVTFSVIADGRTLVTTPTLRGSQAAVPVDVDVSGAQVVDLKVGDAGDGNGNDHGDWAVPTLTCG from the coding sequence GTGCGAGGCAGTCGGACCGATGTACAGACCGCGAGACCCGCTCGCCGTGGATGGTGGAAGGCGGCCCTCGCGACGGCCGCGACCATCGCCCTGGCCGTCGGCATGACCGCGCCCGCCACGGCGCGAGACGCGAGCGGGCCGCCGCCGGCAGCCGCGACGGCCGCCGACGCGCAGGCGCACACGGTGACTCTCGACGGCTACTCGTTCCTCGTCGACGGCAAGCGCACCTACCTCTGGTCCGGCGAGTTCCACTACTTCCGGCTCCCGAGCCCGGACCTGTGGCGGGACATCTTCCAGAAGATGAAGGCGGCCGGCTTCAACTCCACCTCCCTGTACTTCGACTGGGGCTACCACTCGCCCAAGCCGGGTGTGTACGACTTCACCGGTGTGCGCGACGCCGACAAGGTCCTCGACATGGCCGAGGAAGCCGGCCTCTACGTCATCGCGCGCCCCGCGCCGTACATCAACGCGGAGGTCGACAGCGGCGGTCTGCCCGGCTGGCTGACCACCAAGGCCGAGAACAACCGCAGTGACGACCCGCGGTTCCTCAAGTACGCCGACGAGTGGCTGACCCAGATCGACCGGATCATCGCCCGGCACCAACTGACCAACGGCACCGGGTCGGTCATCGCCTACCAGGTCGAGAACGAGTACTACAACGGCTCCGCGGCCGCCCGCTCCTACATGCAGCACCTGGAGGACAAGGCCCGCGCCGACGGCATCACCGTGCCGCTCACCGGCAACAACAACGGCACCTTCAACTCCGGTGCCGGGGCTCTGGACGTGGACGGCCCGGACTCCTACCCGCAGGGCTTCGACTGCTCGAACCCCTCGAAGTGGAACGGCGTCCCCGACATCAGCTACGACCACCCGGCAGGCAAGCCGCTGTACTCCCCGGAGTTCCAGGGCGGCGCCTTCGACCCCTGGGGCGGCCCGGGCTACGACAAGTGCGCCGAGCTGATCAACGACCAGTTCGCCAACGTGTTCTACAAGCAGAACATCGCGGTCGGCGCGACCGCGCAGAGCTTCTACATGACGTACGGCGGCACCAACTGGGGCTGGCTGAGCATGCCCCAGAACTACACGTCGTACGACTACGGAGCCGCGATCCGGGAGACCCGAGAGCTCGATCCGAAGTACGACGAGGACAAGCTGATCGGGTACTTCACCCAGTCGGTGGCTCCGCTGACCAAGACCGACGCGATCAGGACCACGCCACCGGACGACTCCGCGGTCGTCGACACCGCCCGGATGAACCCCGACACCAGGACGCAGTTCCACGTGCTGCGGCATGGGAACTCCACGTCCACGGCAGTCGACAAGGCCCACATCTCCCTGGACTTCAACGCGCAGCCGGCCGGAGACACCACCTACACCTGGGACGATCCCGACTCCGCGCTCCAGTACGCCGGTTCGTGGTCGCACGTGCACGACACGAGCTACACCGGCGGTGACTACAAGCACACCGAGTCGTTCTCCAACAAGGCCGGTGACTCGCTCACCGTCCCCTTCGACGGCACCGCGATCCGCTGGATCGGCTCGAAGACGAACAACCACGGCAACGCCGACGTCTACCTCGACGGCACCAAGGTGGCGACCGTCGACGACTCCGGCGGCGAGAGCCAGGCGGTGGTCTTCCAGAAGACCGGTCTGGCTCCCGGGGCACACACGCTGAAGATCGTCGTCGCCGGCAACCACAGCTCGGGGTCCACCGACAACTACGTGGCCGTCGACGCCATCGACGTGCCGACCGGTACCGCCGCCACGGAGCCGACCTACCCGGTCGTGCCCCAGCAACCGGGCACCGCGATCACGCTCGACGGCCGCGACTCCCATGTGATCGTGGCGAACTACCGCCTCGGGGAAGCGCAGTTGCAGTACTCGACCTCCGAGATCATGACCGGCGCGACCATCGGTGACCGGGACGTCGCCGTGCTCTACGGCGACCAGGACAGCGACGGCGAAACCGTCCTGCGCTACTCCTCGAAGCCCACGGTGACCACCAGCGGGGGCACCGCCACGACCACCTGGGACCCGGCCACCGGTGACCTGCGGCTGAACTACACCCACAAGGGCCTCCTCCGGATCAGCGTCAGCGGCGGCGGACATCGCCCGCTCCTGCTGCTCGTCGGCGACAAGGCCACGGCGAAGACCTTCTGGCGTCAGGACACCGCGACCGGCCCGGTGCTGGTACGCGGCACACACCTGCTGCGGACGGCCACCAGCCGGGACGACGGCCGTACCGTGGCGCTCACCGGCGACAACGCCGACGACAAGAACATCGAGGTGTTCGCCTCCGCCGACCACGTCACCTGGAACGGCAGGCCGGTGAAGACCCGGGCCACCGCCACGGGAAGCCGCACCGGCACGATCCCGGCGGCCGCTGCGGTACACCTTCCGGCCCTGACGAGCTGGAAGCACGCCGATGAATCCCCCGAAGCGGCCCCCGGCTTCGACGACACCGGCTGGCAGGTGGCCGACAAGAACACGACCAACAGCGTGTCCGGCATCACCAAGCTGCCCGTGCTCTACGCGGACGACTACGGCTTCCACACCGGCAACACCTGGTACCGCGGCCGCTTCCGCGCCACCGGAAAGGAGACCGGCATCCACCTGGTCTCGGACTCCGGCGGCGGCGCCCAGGCCTTCTCCGCCTGGCTCAACGGCACCTTCCTCGGCAGCTCCACCACCGGCGGCGCCGACCTCACCTTCCCGGCCGGGTCGGTCAAGTCCCAGGGTGACAACGTCATCTCCGTGCTCACCGTGAACATGGGACACGAGGAGGACTACAACTCCACGAACGGCAACAAGACCGCCCGCGGCCTGACCAGCGCCTCCCTCGTCGGAGCCCCGCTGACGTCCGTCACCTGGCGCCTCCAGGGCGTACGCGGTGGCGAGGACCTCCAGGACCCGGTGCGCGGCCCGCTCTCGACCGGCGGCCTGTACGGCGAGCGGGCGGGCTGGTCCCTGCCGGGCTACCCGGACGCCAAGTGGAACCGGGTGTCCCTGCCGACGACCGACACCCGCCCCGGGGTCTCCTGGTACCGCACCGACGCCACTCTGGACCTGCCGCACGGCCAGGACACCTCACTGGGCCTGACGTTCACCGACGACCCGTCACGCAAGTACCGGGCAACGCTCTTCGTGAACGGCTGGCAGGTCGGCAACTACGTCAACTACCTCGGTCCGCAGCACACGTTCCCCGTCCCGAACGGAATCCTGAACCCGAACGGCCGCAACAGCATCGCCATCGCCGTGTGGAACCTGGACGGCAGCTCCGGCGGCCTCGGCAAGGTCTCCCTCACCGACTACGGCAGCTACGCCTCCTCCCTGCGCGTCGCGCAGAACGACAGCCCCCGCTACGACTCCCGCAAGTACGCGATGCCCAGGCGTCCGGGAGCGGATGTCGCCCTGGAGGTGCCGGACACGGCTCAGCCGGGGGAGGCCTTCACGGCCCGGACGACCGTGCGGGTGCCGAAGGGGGAGACGTCCGCGTCCCGGCTGACGGCCTCGCTCTCCGCCCCCGACGGCTGGAGCGTGGACGCCACGAGCCCGCTGTCCCGCAAGAGCCTGAAGCCCGGCGGTACGGCCGCCTTCACCTGGAAGGTCCAGCCACCGGCGGGGGACCTGCCGTCCGCCTCGGCACTCACCACCACGGTGCACTACGTACAGAACGGACGGCAGGCCACGGGCACCGACGAGCGCATCGTCGGCGGGATACCGGCGGCTCCACCGGCCGGGAAGAGCGCGGTGAGCGACCTGCCGTTCCTGTCCTCCACCAACGGGTGGGGCCCGGTGGAGCGCGACAGCAGCGTCGGCGAGCAGACGGCCGGGGACGGCCGGGCGATCACCGTCGGCGGTGTGGGCTACGCCAAGGGCCTCGGCACCAACGCGCTCAGTGACGTCCAGCTCTACCTCGGAGGACAGTGCTCTCGCCTGACCGCGGAGGTAGGTGTCGACGACGAGACGGGCGGTGCGGGCACGGTGACGTTTTCCGTGATCGCCGACGGCAGGACCCTGGTGACCACGCCGACGCTGCGCGGCAGCCAGGCCGCCGTGCCCGTCGACGTCGACGTCAGCGGCGCCCAGGTGGTCGACCTCAAAGTCGGCGACGCCGGTGACGGCAACGGCAACGACCACGGCGACTGGGCGGTGCCGACTCTGACGTGCGGCTGA